In the Pseudorasbora parva isolate DD20220531a chromosome 23, ASM2467924v1, whole genome shotgun sequence genome, one interval contains:
- the LOC137062632 gene encoding trace amine-associated receptor 13c-like, producing MAYETEDHETQYCFPSINSSCIKGIRSRYEYNIMYVFFSLLSAWTVFLNLLVIISISHFKKLHTPTNLIILSLAVADMLIGLIVMPVDAIKLIETCWYFGETLCDLFMIIMALLLSTSVSNLVLIAVDRYVAVCHPLLYPQTITTTRTLISICLCWVFSSAYNTTYVISGRYFESSQETDMCYGKCYLIIHFSWTVIDLLFSFLFPMTVIITLYMRIFYVAHQQVKVINTLMKGGKCVMEGSMRRKSESKAALTLGIIVTAYLLCFIPYNILSLTNSTVISSSPVTFLLWTVYANSGLNPLIYALFYRWFKISVKHILTLKILKPGSSLLDIFTN from the coding sequence ATGGCCTATGAGACAGAGGATCATGAGACTCAATACTGCTTTCCTTCCATCAACTCATCATGTATCAAGGGAATTCGCTCTAGATATGAATACAATAtcatgtatgtgtttttttcattGCTGTCAGCATGGACTGTGTTTCTGAACCTGCTGGTGATCATCTCCATCTCTCACTTCAAGAAGCTTCACACTCCAACCAACCTGATTATTCTCTCTCTGGCTGTGGCCGACATGCTTATTGGACTTATTGTGATGCCTGTGGATGCCATCAAGTTGATTGAGACATGTTGGTACTTTGGAGAAACTTTGTGTGACCTGTTTATGATAATCATGGCTCTGCTCCTCTCAACATCTGTCAGTAATTTAGTTTTAATAGCTGTTGATCGTTATGTGGCAGTGTGTCACCCTTTACTGTACCCACAGACAATAACCACAACTAGAACCTTAATAAGCATCTGTCTCTGCTGGGTTTTCTCCTCTGCTTACAATACCACCTATGTGATTAGTGGCAGATATTTTGAAAGTTCTCAAGAAACAGACATGTGTTATGGAAAGTgctatttaataatacatttttcatgGACAGTCATTGACCTGttattttctttcttgtttCCTATGACTGTGATCATAACTTTATATATGAGGATATTTTATGTTGCACATCAGCAGGTGAAAGTTATAAACACTCTGATGAAGGGTGGAAAATGTGTAATGGAAGGTTCAATGAGGAGGAAATCTGAGAGCAAAGCTGCTCTGACATTAGGAATCATTGTGACAGCTTATCTACTCTGCTTTATTCCATACAATATCTTGTCTTTAACAAATAGTACAGTGATCTCTTCTTCTCCAGTTACATTTCTGTTATGGACTGTATATGCTAACTCAGGCCTGAATCCTCTAATCTATGCTTTATTTTACCGCTGGTTTAAAATATCAGTTAAACACATCTTAACTCTTAAAATATTGAAGCCAGGATCATCTTTATTAGACATATTTACAAATTAA